The following proteins come from a genomic window of Synechococcus sp. NB0720_010:
- a CDS encoding DUF3136 domain-containing protein, translated as MTATAPQPPSITIGELEANYQLYCKALKMLIAEKRTLNKIQKTVCWGKLATLHHCLPRQYKSPDYLYAQLLKAQSTPKE; from the coding sequence ATGACCGCTACCGCGCCCCAACCACCCAGCATCACCATTGGTGAACTGGAGGCCAACTATCAGCTCTACTGCAAGGCACTGAAGATGCTGATTGCAGAGAAGCGCACCCTCAACAAGATCCAAAAAACCGTGTGTTGGGGAAAATTGGCCACCCTCCACCACTGTCTTCCTAGGCAGTACAAATCACCCGATTACCTGTACGCCCAACTGCTCAAAGCACAGTCCACACCTAAAGAGTGA
- the arsJ gene encoding organoarsenical effux MFS transporter ArsJ yields MSGLSALQQYQRVTANYWAFTLTDGALRMLVVFHFHQLGYTSLEIAFLFLFYEFFGILTNLYGGWLGARFGLRLTLWLGTWMQIGALLMLIPVADSWPKWWSVAYVMAAQALSGIAKDLNKMSAKSAIKTVVKSHDGDQQLFRWVAILTGSKNALKGVGFFLGGVLLTALGFNASVGVMAAGLTLAFLVTLGLPADMGQMKRKPKVHSLFSKSEGINVLSLARMFLFGARDVWFVVALPVFLETTLNWRFWEVGSFMGLWVIGYGIVQGSAPALRRSWGQTRSPGASAVQFWSALLTAIPALIAIALWRQVADPGLVVVAGLTAFGVVFAMNSSIHSYMVLAYSDGEAVSLDVGFYYMANAAGRLLGTLLSGAIFLIGGLQACLWCSALMVGLAWLFSLKLPPVRSA; encoded by the coding sequence ATGAGCGGACTCTCCGCCCTACAGCAGTACCAGCGGGTCACCGCCAATTACTGGGCCTTCACCCTCACCGATGGGGCCCTGCGGATGCTGGTGGTCTTCCACTTCCATCAGCTGGGCTACACCAGCCTGGAGATTGCCTTTCTCTTTCTCTTCTATGAGTTCTTTGGGATCCTGACCAACCTCTACGGCGGATGGCTTGGGGCCCGCTTTGGCCTGCGGCTGACGCTTTGGCTCGGCACCTGGATGCAGATCGGCGCCCTGCTGATGCTGATTCCGGTGGCGGACTCCTGGCCGAAGTGGTGGAGCGTTGCCTACGTCATGGCCGCCCAGGCCCTGAGCGGGATCGCCAAGGATCTCAACAAGATGAGCGCCAAAAGCGCGATCAAAACCGTCGTCAAGAGCCATGACGGTGACCAGCAACTCTTCCGCTGGGTGGCGATCCTGACCGGCTCCAAAAATGCCCTCAAGGGCGTTGGTTTTTTCCTGGGGGGCGTCCTCTTGACCGCCCTGGGCTTTAACGCGTCGGTGGGCGTGATGGCGGCGGGTTTGACCTTGGCCTTTCTGGTCACCCTGGGGCTGCCGGCCGACATGGGACAGATGAAACGCAAGCCCAAAGTCCACTCCCTGTTCTCCAAAAGCGAGGGCATCAACGTGCTCTCACTGGCACGGATGTTCCTCTTTGGGGCTCGGGATGTCTGGTTTGTGGTCGCTTTACCGGTCTTCCTGGAGACGACCCTGAACTGGCGCTTCTGGGAAGTGGGCAGCTTCATGGGCCTCTGGGTGATTGGCTACGGAATCGTTCAGGGATCCGCTCCGGCCCTGCGGCGCAGCTGGGGGCAAACCAGGTCCCCTGGCGCATCGGCCGTGCAGTTTTGGAGCGCCCTGCTGACGGCGATTCCCGCCTTGATTGCCATTGCCCTATGGCGACAGGTCGCCGATCCAGGTCTGGTGGTGGTGGCAGGTCTAACCGCCTTCGGGGTGGTCTTTGCGATGAACTCCTCGATTCACAGCTACATGGTTCTCGCCTACAGCGACGGCGAAGCAGTGAGCCTGGACGTGGGCTTCTATTACATGGCCAATGCCGCAGGACGGCTGCTTGGCACCCTGCTCTCGGGAGCGATCTTTCTGATCGGCGGGCTCCAGGCCTGTCTCTGGTGCTCGGCGTTGATGGTGGGACTGGCCTGGCTGTTCAGCCTGAAGCTGCCGCCAGTGCGAAGCGCCTAG
- a CDS encoding helix-turn-helix transcriptional regulator: MSKALSALFKALADPHRLEVALALAGGERCVCELTEQMGLAQSKLSFHLKVMREAGLLESRVQGRWVYYRLSPQALAELSDWLQRLQTSRPLKAQSCC, from the coding sequence GTGTCCAAAGCCCTCAGCGCGTTGTTCAAGGCCCTGGCGGATCCCCATCGCCTGGAGGTGGCCCTGGCGCTGGCGGGGGGTGAGCGCTGCGTCTGTGAGCTGACCGAGCAGATGGGCCTGGCCCAGTCCAAGCTCTCCTTTCACCTCAAGGTGATGCGCGAGGCGGGCCTGCTGGAGTCCCGGGTTCAGGGGCGCTGGGTCTACTACCGCCTGAGCCCTCAGGCCCTGGCCGAATTGAGTGATTGGCTTCAGCGTTTGCAGACCAGTAGGCCCCTCAAAGCCCAGTCCTGCTGCTGA
- a CDS encoding ArsJ-associated glyceraldehyde-3-phosphate dehydrogenase codes for MRIGINGFGRIGRLVCRALWGRPGIEIVQINDNQATAESAAHLLCFDSVHGRWDRQAEALSESELLIDGRRLNFSRNGTPAEVTWSAAGVEMVLECSGRFKTTEALEPYFSQGGIQRVVVGCPVKDALNIVYGINHDLYDPNQHRLVTAASCTTNCLAPIVKVVHEQFGIRHGSITTLHDVTNTQVVVDAFKSDLRRSRSCLQSLIPTTTGSAKAIAMIFPELEGKLNGHAVRIPLLNASLTDAVFELERPTSAEAVNQAFQQAAQGPLQGILGYETRPLVSIDYVNDNRSVVIDALSTMVVDGTQLKVYGWYDNEWGYSSRMADLVSHLVQLESQG; via the coding sequence ATGCGGATTGGCATCAACGGCTTCGGACGCATCGGACGACTGGTCTGCCGCGCCCTCTGGGGACGGCCAGGCATTGAGATCGTTCAGATCAACGACAACCAGGCCACGGCTGAATCAGCCGCCCACCTGCTCTGCTTTGACTCAGTCCATGGTCGCTGGGATCGCCAGGCCGAGGCCCTCAGCGAGAGCGAGCTGCTGATCGATGGGCGGCGCCTGAACTTCAGCCGCAACGGCACCCCCGCCGAGGTGACCTGGTCTGCCGCAGGTGTGGAGATGGTGCTCGAGTGCAGTGGCCGCTTCAAGACCACCGAGGCCCTCGAGCCCTACTTCAGCCAAGGCGGCATCCAGCGCGTGGTCGTGGGCTGCCCCGTCAAAGACGCACTGAACATCGTCTACGGGATCAACCATGACCTCTATGACCCCAACCAGCACCGGCTGGTGACCGCGGCGTCCTGCACCACCAACTGCCTGGCCCCGATCGTGAAGGTCGTGCATGAGCAGTTCGGCATCCGCCATGGCTCGATCACGACCCTGCATGACGTCACCAACACCCAGGTGGTGGTCGACGCCTTCAAAAGCGACCTGCGGCGCTCCCGCTCCTGCCTGCAATCGCTGATCCCCACCACCACCGGATCAGCCAAGGCCATCGCCATGATCTTCCCGGAGCTCGAGGGCAAGCTCAACGGCCATGCCGTTCGTATCCCCCTGCTGAATGCCTCCTTGACCGATGCGGTCTTTGAGCTCGAGCGACCCACCAGCGCAGAGGCAGTCAACCAGGCCTTCCAGCAGGCTGCGCAGGGGCCCCTCCAGGGAATCCTGGGCTACGAAACCCGGCCGCTGGTCTCCATCGACTACGTCAACGACAACCGCAGCGTGGTCATCGATGCCCTCTCAACGATGGTGGTCGACGGGACCCAGCTGAAGGTCTACGGCTGGTACGACAACGAGTGGGGCTACAGCTCCCGCATGGCCGATCTGGTCAGCCATCTCGTCCAGCTGGAGTCCCAAGGATGA
- a CDS encoding CP12 domain-containing protein gives MDSIDAHIALDRSELEKARNEGDKPKAAHLEAELKDLETYKAHHPGESKDPSPMEVYCDLNPEAPGCLVYDD, from the coding sequence TTGGACAGCATCGACGCCCACATCGCCCTGGACCGCAGCGAGCTGGAGAAAGCCCGCAACGAAGGCGACAAACCCAAGGCCGCTCACCTTGAAGCCGAACTCAAGGACCTCGAGACCTACAAGGCTCACCACCCCGGCGAGAGCAAAGACCCCAGCCCCATGGAGGTCTACTGCGACCTGAATCCTGAGGCGCCCGGCTGCCTCGTCTATGACGACTAG
- the pstS gene encoding phosphate ABC transporter substrate-binding protein PstS, giving the protein MTFAKKALLIGSLLAVGTGMSASAADRLSAAGATFPAKIYQRWFADLAKAGGPQVNYQAVGSGSGRKAFIDQTVNFGASDDPMKAKDIAKVTRGLVQIPMVGGTIAFGYNKPGCNLKLTQQQAVQVAIGKITNWKDLGCAAGPITWVHRSDGSGTTKAFTESLASFSPQWKLGTGKSVRWPGSNSIGAKGNSGVAGVIKNKQGAIGYVNQSYIRGAVKAAALQNKSGEFIKPSHTSGAKALNGIKLDQNLAGSNPNPTAKGAYPIATLTWVLAYQKGNGANTDTIKKTFNYMLSDQAQARADALGFVPLNGSILNKARAAVNKISR; this is encoded by the coding sequence ATGACCTTCGCGAAGAAGGCCCTCCTGATCGGCTCCCTGCTGGCCGTCGGCACCGGCATGTCCGCCTCCGCCGCAGATCGCCTCAGTGCTGCTGGCGCAACCTTCCCCGCCAAGATCTATCAGCGTTGGTTCGCTGATCTGGCGAAGGCCGGTGGCCCCCAGGTCAACTACCAAGCCGTTGGCTCAGGTTCTGGCCGTAAGGCGTTCATCGACCAGACCGTCAACTTCGGTGCATCGGATGATCCGATGAAGGCCAAGGACATCGCCAAGGTGACCCGCGGTCTGGTGCAGATCCCCATGGTGGGCGGCACCATCGCCTTCGGTTACAACAAGCCCGGCTGCAACCTGAAGCTCACCCAGCAGCAGGCTGTCCAAGTGGCGATCGGCAAGATCACCAACTGGAAGGACCTGGGTTGCGCCGCTGGTCCAATCACCTGGGTGCACCGCTCGGACGGTTCTGGAACCACCAAAGCCTTCACCGAATCCCTGGCTTCTTTTTCTCCACAGTGGAAGCTCGGGACTGGTAAATCCGTCCGCTGGCCGGGCTCAAATTCAATTGGAGCTAAAGGTAACTCTGGTGTTGCTGGTGTGATTAAAAACAAGCAGGGTGCGATCGGTTACGTCAACCAGTCGTACATCCGCGGTGCTGTCAAGGCCGCTGCGCTGCAGAACAAGTCGGGTGAATTCATCAAGCCCAGCCACACCTCCGGTGCCAAGGCCCTGAACGGCATCAAGCTCGATCAGAACCTGGCTGGCTCGAACCCCAACCCCACCGCCAAGGGTGCTTACCCGATCGCGACCCTGACCTGGGTTTTGGCTTATCAGAAGGGCAATGGTGCCAACACCGACACCATCAAGAAGACCTTCAATTACATGCTGAGCGATCAGGCTCAGGCCAGGGCTGATGCCCTTGGCTTCGTCCCTCTGAATGGTTCAATCTTGAATAAGGCACGTGCTGCAGTGAACAAAATCTCTCGTTAG